The Anastrepha ludens isolate Willacy chromosome 2, idAnaLude1.1, whole genome shotgun sequence genome contains a region encoding:
- the LOC128855607 gene encoding leucine-rich melanocyte differentiation-associated protein, translating into MFQPTTRYDAQHRELILAHCHYEAFPPQLIAAFGERTEYLDCSHNRLMNLSYLYEFTNLKYLILDNNRLHEAHFNQLKTPLPKVKLLMLNRNELMDLQRTITLLADIFPNLEYLSLHGNPICPDQLELQPFSEYADYEYDNYRSQISSAFSKLKFLDHYDMQRSYFNLIPQPTKTYKHQNTSKLFSLLKFSNFNFGKLSKLRTFGLIQKEEPERDCSITDEEL; encoded by the exons ATGTTCCAGCCAACAACACGCTACGATGCCCAGCATAGAGAG CTAATTTTAGCTCATTGCCATTATGAGGCATTCCCACCACAACTGATAGCTGCATTTGGAGAGCGCACCGAATACCTGGACTGCAGTCATAACCGGCTGATGAACTTATCGTATTTGtatgaatttacaaatttaaaatatcttaTTTTAGACAACAATCGCTTACATGAGGCACATTTCAACCAACTGAAAACGCCGCTACCGAAAGTGAAGCTGCTCATGTTAAATCGCAATGAG CTTATGGACCTTCAAAGAACCATCACTCTTTTAGCTGACATTTTTCCCAATCTTGAGTATCTGAGTTTACACGGCAATCCAATTTGTCCAGATCAACTGGAGCTGCAGCCATTTTCTGAATATGCTGATTATGAATATGACAACTACAG ATCGCAGATATCCAGCGCTTTTAGTAAACTGAAATTTCTCGATCATTACGATATGCAACGtagttatttcaatttaataccTCAGCCAACAAAAACATACAAGCACCAAAACACATCAAAACTATTTAGTTTGCTTAAATTTAGCAACTTTAATTTCG GTAAACTAAGCAAATTGCGAACTTTCGGTTTGATACAGAAAGAAGAACCGGAGCGAGATTGCAGCATAACAGACGAAGAATTGTAG